AGCAAAACCTCTGTTGGTATTTACCTGCTGTCCGCTGGCATTGAAGGCTATATTATTAAGTTTATAATCATTCGCTCCATTGTAGTTATAGTAACCCAGTTCAAGGTTTGCGGTCATTCTTCCTCTTTTGTCATAAGAGTATTGATTGGTAACAGTTCCGTTGGTTGTTTCCTTAACCAGCCTGTTTAGCTGGTCATACTCAAAAGTTTCATTTTTCCCGAAATTGTTATTATTTCTGGATTTGAGAACTCCTTTATTGACATCAAAATCGTAGCTTATATCAAGGGCGACAAGGCTTCCATTAGCATGATTTACCCTTAGCAGGCTTCCATTCTGCGGACTGTAATAATTGTTTAAAATATAACCATTGCCATATTCCATCTGAGCAATCTGGTTCATTGCATTTGTAGATGAAATATGCCATATTGTTTTATTAGCATCTACATTATTTTGTTGTATCAGTATACCATTACTGTCATACACATTTTTTATTTTTGAGGAAGTAGAGTAAAGTGGATTTAGCCATGTCGCCGAAATATGGGTTTCATCTACTCTCCCAAAGCTGTCAAAAGTTAAGGAGCTGGTATATGAAAAATCGGGAGTTTCTTCTTTTTTCCCTTTTATACGGAAATACTGATCATACTCTGTAGTATAGGTAAAGTTTTTCCCATTGCTTGTCCCATAGACTTTCTCCGGCAGCTTAGAGGTGGGGTTATACTGATAATATCTTTCAATATTTGTGTTCTCAGCAGATGTATTTCCATAGGTTTTTTCAAATTCGGTTTTTCCTGAATTATCATACTGAATAATAGTATATCCTTTCGGAGTATCTTCCCTTACAAGTCTTCCCAGGTTGTCATATTGGTAATTGAAAGTTCCTGCTGACGGTTCCGTTACTTTCTTTTTGTTACCCCAATCATCAATTTCATAGGTTGTTTTGCTGCCCTCATAATCGGTTTCTTTTAGAGCCCCGTTTGCATAATAGCTATAATTGATAATTCCTCCATGATCCTGATGTATAATGGTGTTGCCTAAGGCATCCATTGTTTTTGAAGTTTTTTGATAACCATCATCTGTTGTTACTTTTAATCCTTCATAGCAAGTAATAATGGTTTTTCCTGTATAGGTAATGTTTTTTACAGGACGATTATAAGAATCGTATTCTATAGTATTCCATTGAGTTTGGTCACCTTCAAAAGATGAACGTGAGTCTTTTATTATTTTTCCAAAAATGTCATACTCAGATTTTTTAACGATCCATTTTCCATTAATGCTCTGAGTTTTTTTCAAAATTTCTCTGTCAAATTCATCGTATACAGAGATGGTTTCTGCTTCAGCCTCTTTTTTTGTAGATATCTGGTATATTCCACCCTGAATTCCAGTGGCTGCAGATTTGGAAATAAACGTTTTTTTACCCAGATAGTCAGTAATCGTTGTAATATTACCCCAGTTGTCATAGCCAAAGTAAGTTTTCAATGATCCAACAGCTGATGTTTGTTCCAGGGTTCTTCCCTTCGGATCTATTACGGCACTTGAAACTAAGCCATCCGAAGAAGTTGTAGAATTCCGGTAACGGTGAGTAGGGTCATATTCGTAAGTTGTCGTCTGAGAGGCTATTCCAACAGTAGAAAGTGTTTCCTGTGTGGGGTTTCCGTAGCTGTCATAGAGGAAATTTTTAACGACTGGCTGTGAGTTCTGGCTGAATTTTTGAATTTCTTTTAAACCACCATGAGTTGGATAATAAATACTTACTTCTTTTGCTGTAAAAAAATCACCTTCTCTAAAAGAATTGTTCACTTGTTCGCTTATTTTGCCATAAAAATAATGCTGACCATTAGTGAATTCCGGCACATAAGAGAAATTAGTGTGCGTTACAGTTTGATCATTATAATTTGTCCAAACCTTCTTTAGTTTTAGATCATCAGATTCATCGTAAGTATATCTTTTAAGAACAACCATTTTTCTCAGATAGTCCTGAGTAAGTTCTTCAGTACTCAGAATGATACTTTGATTTCCTGTAGTGAATTTTTTATTGACGATGTTGGTCTCTGTTAAAAATTTGGAAATTCCTCCGTAAGTTGTTTTTACTAAGGCATTATCCAATAGCGGATCTTTGGTGTTAATGGTCCAGAAAAGAGCGTTGGCAAGCTTCTTATTTCTGTATTTTCCATTTTGTAGAACAGATTCATATCCGTCAGACACATATGTTTTTTGGAACCCTAAGACTCCGCGTCCGTCAAGGCTTTGTATTGCATTTTCATAACGATACTCTTTTGACAGAATTTTTCCGCTGAAAAGAGTATGAATCTTATTAACAAGATATAATGCTCCGTTGGTCTGATGCGAGTACAAAGGATATTTTAAATCATTATCCTTGTGTTGATAACATATTTCTTCCTTTGTATCCAGTTTCATCATTGGGCGGTATTCAACCTTTTGAAGAACAGTAGAACCGTTATCTACTTCCTGAATCTGCTTTTCTAGGAAATTGTTATTGTTGAATGTAATCTTAAACTCAGATCCCGTAGTAATGTCGAAATTACTGATGGATGTTTTATAAGTATTTAAGAAGTTAACCTCATCAGAAACGGTGAAAAGAGAGAATGGTGTTATTTTCTCATTTTGTAAATCAATTTCCTGATTCAGTTTGGTAAAAGATGTATTCCCGTTATTATCCGTTGTATTGACAAAGAACTTTACCTTATTAAAATTGGGTAACATCGTCATATATGTTCCCGGGAGCTGTACATTTCCAAATTGATGTGGCCCCACATATTGAGAGAACCCCGGAAAGTTACATCTGTATTCCTGAAATATGCTGATATAGGTTGCTGGCATAGATTGGGCAGTCGTATTAAAGCACGAATGCGAATATACTTGTTCAGTATACCAATCATTAACATTTTCATAAGTGAAATTACTGATCAGAGGGTTTGGATCATTATACTTTATTTTACCAAACTTACTGATGGAAACAAGGTCAGATTTCCCGTCATTATTGATATCTGTTACAACAACATTTCCTACAGCAAAACCTGTCATAGAGCTATCAGGACCCCATAAAAATAAATCCCATCCGGATTGTTTTGGAACGGTTTCATCTTGGGAAGGCTTTATATAAGCTAGTTTCTGAGCTGTAAGATCAAGTTGACTTGGAATAAACTTTTTACCATCCGAAG
This genomic window from Chryseobacterium sp. MEBOG06 contains:
- a CDS encoding RHS repeat domain-containing protein, which encodes MWWLYTSDGKKFIPSQLDLTAQKLAYIKPSQDETVPKQSGWDLFLWGPDSSMTGFAVGNVVVTDINNDGKSDLVSISKFGKIKYNDPNPLISNFTYENVNDWYTEQVYSHSCFNTTAQSMPATYISIFQEYRCNFPGFSQYVGPHQFGNVQLPGTYMTMLPNFNKVKFFVNTTDNNGNTSFTKLNQEIDLQNEKITPFSLFTVSDEVNFLNTYKTSISNFDITTGSEFKITFNNNNFLEKQIQEVDNGSTVLQKVEYRPMMKLDTKEEICYQHKDNDLKYPLYSHQTNGALYLVNKIHTLFSGKILSKEYRYENAIQSLDGRGVLGFQKTYVSDGYESVLQNGKYRNKKLANALFWTINTKDPLLDNALVKTTYGGISKFLTETNIVNKKFTTGNQSIILSTEELTQDYLRKMVVLKRYTYDESDDLKLKKVWTNYNDQTVTHTNFSYVPEFTNGQHYFYGKISEQVNNSFREGDFFTAKEVSIYYPTHGGLKEIQKFSQNSQPVVKNFLYDSYGNPTQETLSTVGIASQTTTYEYDPTHRYRNSTTSSDGLVSSAVIDPKGRTLEQTSAVGSLKTYFGYDNWGNITTITDYLGKKTFISKSAATGIQGGIYQISTKKEAEAETISVYDEFDREILKKTQSINGKWIVKKSEYDIFGKIIKDSRSSFEGDQTQWNTIEYDSYNRPVKNITYTGKTIITCYEGLKVTTDDGYQKTSKTMDALGNTIIHQDHGGIINYSYYANGALKETDYEGSKTTYEIDDWGNKKKVTEPSAGTFNYQYDNLGRLVREDTPKGYTIIQYDNSGKTEFEKTYGNTSAENTNIERYYQYNPTSKLPEKVYGTSNGKNFTYTTEYDQYFRIKGKKEETPDFSYTSSLTFDSFGRVDETHISATWLNPLYSTSSKIKNVYDSNGILIQQNNVDANKTIWHISSTNAMNQIAQMEYGNGYILNNYYSPQNGSLLRVNHANGSLVALDISYDFDVNKGVLKSRNNNNFGKNETFEYDQLNRLVKETTNGTVTNQYSYDKRGRMTANLELGYYNYNGANDYKLNNIAFNASGQQVNTNRGFAEVTYNAFNAPLTVKVPNKEDLSFEYSLLKSRYSMTSAISGKKKFYSADGTIEFTRRSGKGGGKLEIITYITGDPYSANYIKKDIINIAEATQESQNYYLHRDHLGSILAITKEDGSVAEKRFFDAWGNLKGLADSTGQFVNLDQFTGESLLLDRGYSGHEHLWRAGLIHMNARIYDPILRRFLSPDNVLQEPFDTQNYNRYGYVFNNPLLYTDPSGNIGLAAVLLIAVAVSATTHAIVNTIKGVPYWYGMGQAMTTGLAAGIISFGVGSVATSMFSEALTVGKAAFQAGMHALSGGMMSEINGGTFISGFMSGAISSIISSGVETLGGIAEDFQLTNESEGVGILTTFGSRNPGTIKAIMLASGGLSGGVSSTIAGGNFWDGLQQGLMTSGLNHVAHYLAINYEITNLIRDKVTNPDDVPEMNTKSITRVKAEIHSLFDERMKKYEAKAKVTIDPDKVTIFAAETSNGKIGANTGKFDGPLVITFFKAAFQSNYSLAVAILHEYYHVADFASGQATKNFLNFKKTFNAQQSALKMKGLNEKKAYEFVFKLGDTNSQWTPEKQKMYGL